The nucleotide window GAAGAGGTCGTGGAAAGTTCGGGCCTGGAAATAGCCAATGCTACCGGCGACCTGTGGACCCACGGCGACGGGGGTAACACGGCCAAGCTCTACCGCATCACCCAGCAGGGCGACCTGCTCCAGACACTCAGCCTGGACCCGCTGGCCAACAACGACTGGGAAGATCTGGCCCAGGACCAGCAGGGCCGCCTCTACATCGGCGACTTCGGCAACAACCAGAACAAGCGCCGCAACCTGGCCATCTACCGCCTCAGTGGCCCCACCCTGCAGGATATAGATACTATCCGCTTCCACTACCCCGACCAACGCAAGTTTCCCCCGAAAAAGCCCCAGCGCAATTTCGACTGCGAGGCCTTCTTCTACCGGGCGGACAGCTTGTACCTGTTCACTAAGAACCGCGGGGAAGGTCAGTGGGTCAAAGAATACGTGATACCCGCCACGCCCGGCAACTACAAAGCCCGCCTCGTCGACAGTATCCGGATCAATACTTGGATTACCAGCGCCGATATCAGTCCCGACGGGCGCACCGTGGCCCTGCTCGGCTACGGCAAAGTCTACCTGATTGACGTGGCGGCCGGCCGCAAGCTTTTCGACGGGGCCAAGAGTTGTTTGCCGATTCCGTCGAGCGGACAGGCCGAGGCCCTGGTTTTCGTCAATGACCGCGACTTTATCTTCAGCAACGAGAAAGGCAAGCTGTTTCGCGCTGTTCACCGCTAGTAAACGGTCGACTTCGCCGTATAACTGGCTTCCCTTTCCTTCTAAACTTCCTGCATCATGCCTCACACTATTCTGGTTACCGGCGCCACGGGCAACGTGGGCTCCGAGCTGATCAAAGCCCTGGCCAACCGCGGCCTGACGGTGCGCGCCGGCGTACACTCCATTATTAAGGGCGACCGGCTCAAGCACCTGAACCACGAAGTCCAACTGGTCGAAATCGACTACAGCAAGCCCGAAACCCTGCACGTGGCCCTGACCGGCGTGGAGCGCCTGTGCCTGATAACGCCCTTCAGCGAAGATCAGGTGGAGGTAGCCAAGCGCACAATTGACGCGGCCAAGCAGGCCGGCGTGCAGCACATCGTCCGGCTATCGGCAGCCGGCGCCGATGCTGAGCCCGCTATTCAGCTGGGGCGCTGGCACCGTGAAATCGAGCGGTATCTGGAGCAAAGCGGCATTGCCTACACCATTCTGCGGCCCGGCAGCTTTATGCAGAACTTCAGCAATTACAACGCGGAATCCATTTGCCAGGAAGGCAAAATCTACATGCCGCTGGGCGAAGGCAAGGTAAGCTACATCGACGTGCGCGACATTGCCGCCACGGCTGCCCACATCCTCAGTGCCGACATTGCGGCTCACCAGGGGCAGGCCTACGAGCTGACCGGCCCCGCCGCGCTGAGTACTGCCGAAGTAGCCGCCGCCATTAGTGAGGCTACCGGCCGGCCCGTAAGCTACGTGGACGTCCCCGAAGAAGCCGCCCGCCAGAGCATGGCTCAGGCGCCCGCCTGGATGCGCGACGCCATGCTGGAGCTATACGGCGCGTCGAAGGCGGGCTATACGGCCGGTGTTACGAATACCGTGGAGAAAATTACCGGTTGCCCGCCTCGCACCTTCACCGAGTTTGCCCACGACAACAGCTCCCGGTTCAAGCCCACCCACGAATAACGGCAGTGCTACTTTCCTCTAGCCAGAAGCGGCCTTTTCCCCAGGGAGAAGGCCGCTTCTGGCTAGAGGAAAGACAGGGCAGACGGTGCATCTTCCAACTGGTATGCTAGCCGGGCCGCTTAACTGATTTAGCAAGCCCGTTAGCCATGAAAAACAGCCAGATACCCCCGTGGCGCGGCCGGGCTAGCTGATAGCTTGGGAAGCTTTTTACCTGGGCCTGCCTCCCGGAAAAAGCCCGTATAATTGGTGGCATATTATGCGCTGCGCTGCTGAGAAAAGCCGTTATCAGCAAATCAGCCGGGTTTTTTATTCTCAGCCGGGGGTGTACTACAATTAAAAAATCCGCTTAGTTTTACTGCCACTTCAATAATCAACCTTTTACCACCACAACCAGGCCCTAGTTATGAAAACTGGCAAAGTGAAATTTTTTAATGAGTCCAAAGGCTTCGGTTTCATCGTTCAGGATGACACTAACCAGGATATTTTTGTCCACCAGACCGGCCTGATTCATGAAATCCGGGAGAATGACCGGGTTACCTTCGACGTAATTGAGGGCAAAAAGGGGCTGAATGCCGTGAAAGTAGAGCGTATCTAATTTTCCCTCCCCCTTTCCTGCCTCTCTTGGCTACTACCACCCTGCTCCGACCTGGCTTGGAGCAGGGTGGTATTTTTATAAAATAGCCCCTGTCAGGACCCCAAGCAGCCTAATGTGTGGGAGCGGTAGTAGAAGCGGGCGGGGCCTGGGTTCGGGAAAGCCGTATTTGTTTGGAAAAAAATCCTCTTACATTTACCTCATTCTTTCATCTCACCATCTTCCAGCATGAGTACCGGTATTATCAAATTTTTCAATGAAGCCAAGGGCTTTGGCTTCATCACGCCGGATGGCGGTGGTGAGGACATCTTCGTACACGCCACGGGTCTGAAGCAGCCAGTTCGTGACGCTGACCGCGTAGAATTCGAAGTACAGCAGGGCAAGAAAGGCCTGAACGCCGTTAGCGTGCGTCTGGTTGACTAATTGCCTCTCCGTGGCCGGCTCCACCGAGCTAGCCGCATAAAAAAGACCTCTCCGGCCTCGGCCAGGGAGGTCTTTTTTATGCTTGCTGATTTGCGCTTTACTGGGCTGCTTTAGCTACCCGCACGCCCACGGCCATGATGCCGGGCAGTTGGTCTTGGCGCATGTACTGCTCCAAAATCACGCGGTAATTACCGGGCTGGGCAAACTTCTGCTGCCGCAGCGCCAGAAACTGGTGGTCGAAGATATCGCCCGAACCTTGGCCGCGTGGTTCCCCGGTCTGAGGGTCCATCAGCAGCATCTGGTGCAGTTGCTGCGAGAGCCGCTTGCCGCTGGGGTCCAGGAGCGTGTGCTTCACATACAGATTATAGTACCCATACATCGACTCGTTACGAATGTTGAAGTAGATATCGTAACGCTGAGTGGTGTCCTGAATATCAAACTCAAACGTGGGCTTTTGCTGCACGGTCCACACGGCTTTGTCGAGCTCGAGGTTCTTCTCGAATACCTGGTTGGCGTCGCAGGCGGCCAGCCCAGTTAGTAGCGCCAGGCCGGTTATTAAGGTCAGTACCTTCCGCATTCTACGAAGCATTTGCGGGAGCCGAACCAGAACCTGCTCCTTCGCCGCCACCAGGGCGGGGCTGACGGGGCCCACGGCGTGAAGAACGACCATTGCGCGCGCTCCGCTCCGCGTTTTCGTCGCGTGGAGGACGGGGAGTACCATCGGCGGCAGCCGGGTTACGCGGGGGCGGCCTTCTCCGCGCGGGGGCCGAGCCTCGCCTTGGCCCTCGCCCCGTGGGGGACGGCCTTCACGAGGTTCGCGGCCCTCCCGCGGCTCCCGTCCTTCGCGGGGTTCCGCCTTGGCCCCTGCTTCCGCGCTGCGGCCACCTTCCCCACGGCTCCGGTTGTTGCGCCGGTTCAAAGGGCGAGCTGCTGCCCCACGCGGGCGGCGGGGCTCACCCGATGTTTCGCCGTTAGGTGAACTTGAATCAGCAGGCATGGGCGCCGGTGCCTTGGCAGCGCCATCCATCCGCACCCCCGCCCGCGGAGCCGCCTGGGGCGACGTAGCAGCCGGGGCCGCGGGAGCAGCAGCACCATCCTTTTTCTTTTTACGCTTGGGTCGCTTACTGCCTTTGATTTTATCGTCGAGGCGGTCGAGGTTGCCTTCCACGTGGGCCGATACCTCCGGCTCCCGCTCGGCTTCGAGCACGGGAGCCAGCAGGTTTTCCGGTTTTTCGCCCCGCTTGTTCATATCCTGAATCTCCCGAACCCGGTCGGTGGCCAGCATCACCCAGTTGTTGTCGCCGCGAAAGGCAAACCACATACGCCGCTTGAAGATGTCGGTTTTCTGCAGGAAGGCCTCCCCTTTCTCGGTTTGCAAAGGGCGCGACACCTGCGGAATGTCTTTCAAAGCATCGAGGTAGGTATCGAGCTCGTAGTTGAGGCAGCACTTGAGGCGGCCGCACTGCCCCGAAAGCTTGGCCGGGTTCAGGCTCAGGTTCTGGTAGCGGGCGGCGGTGGTGCTTACACTCTTAAAGTCGGTAAGCCAGGTAGAGCAGCACAGCTCCCGCCCGCAGGAACCGATACCACCGAGGCGGCCGGCTTCGTGGCGCAGCGAAATCTGGCGCATCTCCACCCGCACCCGAAACTCGTCGGCGAGGCGCTTGATCAGGTCACGAAAGTCTACCCGGTCGTCGGCGGAGTAGAAGAACGTGGCGCGGGTGCGGTCGGCCTGGTACTCCACGTCGGAGAGCTTCATTTTGAGGCGCAGCTCTTCCACCACCGAGCGGGCCCGGAACATGGTGCCCGTTTCGAGGTCGCGCACAGCTTCCCAGCGCTCCACGTCCTGGGGCGTGGCAACGCGCAGAATGCCCCGAATCTCCTTGGAGTCGAGCGGGACTTTCTTTTTGCGCATCTGCAGCCTTACCAGCTCACCCTTCAGCGAGACGTGGCCCAGGTGCCAGCCATTGCCGGCCGCTTCAATAACGACGGCGTCACCGGTGACCAGGGGCAGGCGGTTGGTATTGCGGAAAAACTCTTTGCGGCCGCCTTTAAAGCGGATTTCAACTATATCAAACTCTTTGAAGTCGACGGGCAGGTCTACGTCCTGCAGCCAGTCGAATACATTCAGGCGCGTGCAGCCGCCAGAGCTGCAGCTGCCTTTAGAGCCGCAACCCGTAGCGGAGGTAGAACAGCCGCCGGAGGAACAAGAAGTGCAAGCCACGGCTTGGGAATTTATATCGTGAGGTGAACACAGAAGTTCACACGGAATCGGTTTTGAACAAAGATAAGCATTTCGGGCCTCTGGCCTGGTTTGGCCAAAATGCCGCTCTACTGCTTCGTTCGGGCGCTTTTCGGGCCCGCAACGACGAACACCAATTAGCCTACAAAAGGTTTGGCCAGGCTTCGTGGTGCCCAGCCAGCACTCTTGCCAACACTTACCAGCCAGCCGGTAGCTCAGCCGTGAGAGCAGCAGTTACTGAGGAGTTCCAGCGGTCCGGCTGGGCAGCTAAAAATGGGCAGAAACCCGTTGCAGGGCCAAAATACACATATTTCTCCGCAACATTCAATAATGAAGATAAAGCACAAAAACCCTATTCTATCTGGATTAAAGACTGATTAAAACGCCATTATTTGCAATAATTTTAAAAATATGAGTCCAAATCGTTGACATTGATAATTATTATCTTCTATTTGGACCCATCATCCACCTCATCCTTCACCAACCCAACCAAACCTTTCTTATGAAAATTACTAAAGTACTTTCCGCAGTAGCCATCTGTGCTGGCTCGCTAGCCGCCTTGTCATCGTGCTCGAAAGAAGCTGAGCAGGTAACTGCCAAAGACGAGATTTCGGCCGATGTTATCAGCAAAATCCAGCAGCTGGGCTTCACGACCAAGGATGCCCAGAAAGTTGAGGGTGGCTACATCGTGGAAGGTGACATCATGCTGACGGATGAGGCGCTGAACAACAAGCCAGATTACAAGCTGATGCGCATTGCCGAAGGCGAGCAGTACCGCACCAACAACCTGGTAAGCGTAGGCTCGGGCCGCACCATTTCCATCCGGGTGTCGACTTCGCTGCCATCGGCCTACGTAACGGCTACCGACGAGCTGATTCGTCGCTACAACGCTCAAAACCTGCTGATTCGCTTCACCCGCGTAACCTCGGGCGGCAACATCGTTCTGAACCCGGCTCCCGCTGGCTCGGGCTACCTGGCTTCGGCTGGCTTCCCCTCGGGCGGCAATCCTTACGGCCAGGTACTGGTAAACAATGGCGCTATCGGCACGGCTAACGCGTCGACGTACATTGCTACCATTCTGGCCCACGAAGTGGGTCACTGCATCGGCTTCCGCCACACCGACTACATGAACCGCGCTTATAGCTGCGGCGGTGCTTACACCAACGAAGGTGCCAGCACGGTTGGTGCCGTACACATCCCCGGCACGCCTACCACGGCTGATCCTAACTCGTGGATGCTGGCCTGCATTGGCTCGGGCGGCAACCGTCCGTTCAACACCAACGACGTAACGGCTCTGCGCTACATCTACTAGCCACTTCGGCAGCTAACCAAAAAGGCCTGGTTCCGCAAGGAGCCGGGCCTTTTTGTATGTTTTTACTCCGCACTTTGCTGGCATTCTTACCCAAGAGCACCCAGCCCAAGGAGGATCAAGCAGCCTTTACGCTGCTTCCTTATGCAGCCCCGCAGGTTCGACGCGCTTCGTGGCTGCTGGTACTGAGTGACCGGACTCTAATGCCGAAGAGCCCGGCTAGCGGAGCTCTTCGGCTATTGCTGCGTGCTGCTTCTCTACTTGGCCCGGTTCTCAGCAGGCTTATAGCACCACTACCCTGGTCGTCATCGTGGTGCGGTCCCCGGTTTGGACGCGCAACAGATACAAGCCTTTGGCTATGCCGACCGTCGACAATGTTCGGATGGTGCCCGTGTCGGTGCTTTCCCGCACGAGGTGGCCCGTCATATCGTAGAGCTGAATCTTGGCCGGGCCGCTTTCCGCTACCAGGATTTGAAGCTGTTCGCCGGCCACAATTGGGTTGGGAAAAGCCTGGACTTCGCGGGGACGCGCAAACTGCACTTGCTCCGTGTCGCTGTATACCACCCCGCCCTTGGCTAAGTCGAGCCGCACCCGGTACTCATTGCGGCCCGGAGCCGGGTTGTTGTCCAGAAAGCTCAGCTGCCGAGCCGTTACCGGCGAAATTGTCTGGACTACCGTGGGCCCAGCCGCAGTCAGACGCTCCAGGGATATAGACTTCACCCCGAACGTAGTCCCGATTTCCAGATCAAACAGCACGGTGTCGGTTACGACAGACCGGGGAATGAAGCTTTTGACGTAGCAGGCCGTACCCTGCTCCGTAAACTCGATGGTGTTGCCTCTCTCGCCCAGCAGCTTCCCCATAATGGGCGCCACGGCGTAATAACGAATCTGCATCTGCGCCTTGTTCAGCACCAGCGCCGTATCGGTAGTAATTACATAAGGCTCCAGGTAATTCTGCACTAGTTGGTAGACCTGGTAGCGGCTGGCGCCCGGCACCTGCTCCCACTGAATCAAGGCTTCATCCTGGCAGGCATAGCCGACGGTGGGCGTCAGGGGCCGGGCCACAGTGAACGTATCGGAAACAAAGGTGCCGCTGCCAGCCACCATCCGCACCCGAGCCAGGGTAGTCGTATCGGGTACGGGCCAGGCATAATTGCTTTGCGCCAGCGGGATGCCGGCTTGCAGTACGCGCCACTTGCTGGAGCCTAGAGGCTGGTACTCCAACTGGCCGACCGTAGCTGCCGGGCCCGACCATTGCCAGCGCAGAAAGCTGGTAGCTCCCGGACGCAAATTAGTAGCAGCCCCGGGCCGCACCCACTCAAAGCCCGCGCTATATTCGTAAGCAACGCCAAAGTCTTGG belongs to Hymenobacter cellulosilyticus and includes:
- a CDS encoding SDR family oxidoreductase, which codes for MPHTILVTGATGNVGSELIKALANRGLTVRAGVHSIIKGDRLKHLNHEVQLVEIDYSKPETLHVALTGVERLCLITPFSEDQVEVAKRTIDAAKQAGVQHIVRLSAAGADAEPAIQLGRWHREIERYLEQSGIAYTILRPGSFMQNFSNYNAESICQEGKIYMPLGEGKVSYIDVRDIAATAAHILSADIAAHQGQAYELTGPAALSTAEVAAAISEATGRPVSYVDVPEEAARQSMAQAPAWMRDAMLELYGASKAGYTAGVTNTVEKITGCPPRTFTEFAHDNSSRFKPTHE
- a CDS encoding cold-shock protein codes for the protein MKTGKVKFFNESKGFGFIVQDDTNQDIFVHQTGLIHEIRENDRVTFDVIEGKKGLNAVKVERI
- a CDS encoding cold-shock protein, yielding MSTGIIKFFNEAKGFGFITPDGGGEDIFVHATGLKQPVRDADRVEFEVQQGKKGLNAVSVRLVD
- the ricT gene encoding regulatory iron-sulfur-containing complex subunit RicT, with amino-acid sequence MACTSCSSGGCSTSATGCGSKGSCSSGGCTRLNVFDWLQDVDLPVDFKEFDIVEIRFKGGRKEFFRNTNRLPLVTGDAVVIEAAGNGWHLGHVSLKGELVRLQMRKKKVPLDSKEIRGILRVATPQDVERWEAVRDLETGTMFRARSVVEELRLKMKLSDVEYQADRTRATFFYSADDRVDFRDLIKRLADEFRVRVEMRQISLRHEAGRLGGIGSCGRELCCSTWLTDFKSVSTTAARYQNLSLNPAKLSGQCGRLKCCLNYELDTYLDALKDIPQVSRPLQTEKGEAFLQKTDIFKRRMWFAFRGDNNWVMLATDRVREIQDMNKRGEKPENLLAPVLEAEREPEVSAHVEGNLDRLDDKIKGSKRPKRKKKKDGAAAPAAPAATSPQAAPRAGVRMDGAAKAPAPMPADSSSPNGETSGEPRRPRGAAARPLNRRNNRSRGEGGRSAEAGAKAEPREGREPREGREPREGRPPRGEGQGEARPPRGEGRPRVTRLPPMVLPVLHATKTRSGARAMVVLHAVGPVSPALVAAKEQVLVRLPQMLRRMRKVLTLITGLALLTGLAACDANQVFEKNLELDKAVWTVQQKPTFEFDIQDTTQRYDIYFNIRNESMYGYYNLYVKHTLLDPSGKRLSQQLHQMLLMDPQTGEPRGQGSGDIFDHQFLALRQQKFAQPGNYRVILEQYMRQDQLPGIMAVGVRVAKAAQ
- a CDS encoding M57 family metalloprotease, whose amino-acid sequence is MKITKVLSAVAICAGSLAALSSCSKEAEQVTAKDEISADVISKIQQLGFTTKDAQKVEGGYIVEGDIMLTDEALNNKPDYKLMRIAEGEQYRTNNLVSVGSGRTISIRVSTSLPSAYVTATDELIRRYNAQNLLIRFTRVTSGGNIVLNPAPAGSGYLASAGFPSGGNPYGQVLVNNGAIGTANASTYIATILAHEVGHCIGFRHTDYMNRAYSCGGAYTNEGASTVGAVHIPGTPTTADPNSWMLACIGSGGNRPFNTNDVTALRYIY
- a CDS encoding T9SS type A sorting domain-containing protein translates to MRPGATSFLRWQWSGPAATVGQLEYQPLGSSKWRVLQAGIPLAQSNYAWPVPDTTTLARVRMVAGSGTFVSDTFTVARPLTPTVGYACQDEALIQWEQVPGASRYQVYQLVQNYLEPYVITTDTALVLNKAQMQIRYYAVAPIMGKLLGERGNTIEFTEQGTACYVKSFIPRSVVTDTVLFDLEIGTTFGVKSISLERLTAAGPTVVQTISPVTARQLSFLDNNPAPGRNEYRVRLDLAKGGVVYSDTEQVQFARPREVQAFPNPIVAGEQLQILVAESGPAKIQLYDMTGHLVRESTDTGTIRTLSTVGIAKGLYLLRVQTGDRTTMTTRVVVL